From the Clarias gariepinus isolate MV-2021 ecotype Netherlands chromosome 3, CGAR_prim_01v2, whole genome shotgun sequence genome, one window contains:
- the prf1.3 gene encoding perforin-1.3, with protein sequence MQPQTHRATEMLPHILLLISVSLSSCCRVAPVTECGTPPFVPGHNLVGEGFNIVNMKTTGAFVVNVQDYITGGEHGNCTICKNTLLNREEKLPSAVTDWRIKVGCKRSISSRVYESSSSVMKQSTSSTSVGWKVGLGVPLVAGVAVGGTHSKSSTFARTRASQDKFSYTNHQVSCRYYSLRVKANPPLTKEFLQSVNSLPVPYNPQADAAYRHFISVYGTHYLRHVKLGGRVQTTTAVRTCQISMSGLSVHDVSNCLSAEASVVIEGIEVKGKAGFCKSKQNKLENKSSFSATFRDRVTEIWGGKGANADLLFSPGKQHGFTEWMKTLQTVPGVVSYTLTALHMLVENNPARKKALGEAITKYIMSNAIPLSCNSNCRTGHRTPDCACKCGGHQNINSNCCPSHPGVATLTVKVERAAGLYGDYITKTDGYVKVFYEKKGQETPVIWNNDFPNWNYVAQFGTVNLASKQHVRFEVWDRDNRWDDDRLGTASIVPTQGVNVRKQFPLKHGTLFVSITAICGPHLQGEVCERYAPSPEAPPLLTYSQLLQNQRHTWAGENYGTGRNATML encoded by the exons ACTGAGATGCTCCCCCATATCCTGCTCCTCATCTCCGTCTCCTTGTCCTCATGCTGCCGCGTGGCCCCGGTCACCGAATGTGGCACCCCTCCGTTTGTGCCCGGTCACAACCTGGTGGGTGAGGGCTTCAACATCGTGAACATGAAGACCACGGGTGCGTTCGTGGTCAACGTGCAGGACTACATCACCGGCGGCGAGCACGGAAACTGCACCATCTGTAAGAACACCCTGCTGAACCGTGAGGAGAAGCTCCCGTCCGCCGTCACTGACTGGCGCATCAAGGTGGGCTGCAAGCGCAGCATCAGCTCCCGGGTATACGAGTCGTCCAGCTCGGTGATGAAGCAAAGCACCAGCTCAACCAGTGTGGGGTGGAAGGTGGGTCTCGGGGTGCCCCTGGTGGCCGGGGTGGCAGTCGGGGGCACACACTCCAAATCCTCCACCTTTGCACGCACACGCGCCTCCCAGGACAAGTTCTCCTACACCAACCACCAGGTCTCCTGCCGCTACTacag tctcagaGTAAAGGCCAATCCTCCTCTGACTAAAGAGTTCCTCCAGTCAGTGAATTCTCTCCCTGTGCCCTATAACCCTCAGGCCGATGCCGCTTACCGTCACTTTATCTCCGTCTACGGCACTCACTATCTGCGTCATGTGAAATTAGGCGGCCGTGTGCAGACCACCACCGCCGTGCGCACATGCCAGATTTCCATGTCGGGTCTCTCAGTGCATGACGTCAGTAACTGTCTCTCTGCCGAGGCGTCGGTCGTAATCGAAGGCATCGAGGTTAAAGGCAAGGCAGGGTTTTGTAAAAGCAAGCAAAATAAACTTGAGAACAAAAGCAGCTTCAGCGCCACCTTCAGGGATCGTGTTACTGAGATTTGGGGCGGCAAAGGAGCCAATGCAGATCTCCTGTTCTCCCCGGGGAAACAGCACGGGTTCACAGAGTGGATGAAGACGCTGCAAACCGTCCCGGGAGTGGTGTCCTACACCCTGACTGCACTGCACATGCTTGTGGAGAACAACCCGGCCAGGAAAAAAGCTCTGGGGGAAGCCATCACCAAGTACATAATGAGCAACGCAATTCCCTTATCCTGCAACTCCAATTGTAGAACTGGACATCGTACTCCTGACTGTGCGTGCAAATGCGGAGGCCATCAGAACATCAACTCAAACTGCTGTCCGAGTCATCCCGGAGTCGCGACCCTGACCGTCAAGGTGGAGCGCGCTGCCGGACTCTACGGAGATTACATCACCAAAACTGACGGCTACGTCAAAGTCTTCTACGAAAAGAAAGGACAAGAAACGCCAGTCATATGGAATAATGACTTCCCCAACTGGAATTACGTGGCTCAATTCGGAACGGTGAACCTGGCATCGAAACA GCATGTACGCTTTGAGGTGTGGGATCGGGATAACCGCTGGGATGATGACCGTCTGGGCACGGCCAGCATCGTTCCTACACAAGGTGTCAACGTGAGGAAGCAATTTCCTCTGAAGCACGGCACACTCTTCGTCTCCATCACAGCCATATGCGGTCCGCATCTTCAGGGGGAAGTGTGCGAGCGCTACGCCCCTTCACCTGAGGCCCCGCCATTGCTCACCTACTCCCAGCTGCTCCAGAACCAGCGCCACACCTGGGCCGGGGAAAACTACGGCACAGGGCGAAATGCCACAATGCTGTAG
- the stx1b gene encoding syntaxin-1B, whose translation MKDRTQELRSAKDSDDDEEVVHIDRGNFMDEFFEQVEEIRGYIEKLSEDVEQVKKQHSAILAAPNPDEKTKQELEDLTADIKKTANKVRLKLKAIEQSIEQEEVMNRSSADLRIRKTQHSTLSRKFVEVMTEYNTTQSKYRDRCKDRIQRQLEITGRTTTNEELEDMLESGKLAVFTDDIKMDSQMTKQALNEIETRHTEIIKLENSIRELHDMFVDMAMLVESQGEMIDRIEYNVEHSVDYVERAVSDTKKAVKYQSQARKKKIMIIICCVILGVVLASTIGGTLGF comes from the exons ATGAAGGACCGCACACAGGAACTGCGGAGT GCTAAggacagtgatgatgatgaggaagtCGTTCACATTGACCGAGGAAACTTTATGGATGAGTTCTTCGAGCAG gtggagGAGATCCGGGGCTACATTGAGAAGCTGTCGGAGGACGTGGAGCAGGTGAAGAAACAGCACAGCGCCATCCTGGCCGCTCCCAATCCTGACGAGA AAACCAAGCAGGAGTTGGAGGATCTCACAGCTGACATTAAGAAGACAGCAAATAAAGTACGCTTAAAATTAAAAG CAATCGAGCAAAGCATTGAACAGGAGGAGGTGATGAACAGATCATCAGCAGACCTGCGAATCCGTAAGACACAG CATTCCACCCTGTCGCGCAAGTTTGTGGAGGTGATGACCGAGTACAACACGACGCAGTCCAAATACAGAGATCGCTGCAAAGACCGCATTCAGAGACAGCTGGAGATCa CTGGAAGAACGACCACCAACGAGGAGCTGGAGGACATGCTTGAGAGCGGGAAGCTCGCCGTCTTCACTGATGAT ATTAAAATGGACTCCCAGATGACCAAACAGGCCCTGAACGAGATTGAGACTCGTCACACAGAGATCATCAAGCTGGAGAACAGCATCCGCGAGCTGCACGACATGTTTGTGGACATGGCCATGCTGGTGGAGAGCCAG gggGAGATGATTGACAGAATCGAGTATAATGTTGAACATTCGGTGGATTATGTAGAGCGAGCCGTTTCTGACACCAAGAAGGCTGTTAAATACCAGAGTCAGGCGCGCAAG AAGAAGATTATGATCATCATCTGCTGTGTAATCTTGGGCGTGGTCCTGGCATCCACTATCGGAGGAACTCTGGGCTTCTAG